One part of the Bacillus rossius redtenbacheri isolate Brsri chromosome 18, Brsri_v3, whole genome shotgun sequence genome encodes these proteins:
- the LOC134541186 gene encoding tetratricopeptide repeat protein 12-like codes for MCTKHPPCIINKESHFHDNHYNHYCCQQMLQLNKFEKPLRMDSDFEEFMLKVENIESIVRGLQSTNRDEVEVATRRAEAHLNQADCHPSTGNQTEGRTSTRDGAGDSKIRCDRTAINKWSGGPSQQDSLSPEAFMKQVEQDAQDRAADRERRKQLSDSYEARGDEAFKRQDHIKALDMYDKAIGETRHSGALHEKRARASLGLGLSLRALEDCDRALGLPGAGLGARLVRARALHNLGRAGESADAVREALERHPGEAGFIRDYVSKFSSITE; via the exons ATGTGCACTAAACATCCACCATGCATCATTAAT AAAGAATCTCATTTCCATGACAACCACTATAATCACTATTGCTGTCAACAAATGCTACAATTAAACAAGTTTGAAAAACCATTAAGGATGGATTCAGATTTTGAAGAGTTCATGCTTAAAGTGGAAAATATAG AGTCCATCGTGCGCGGGTTGCAGTCAACGAACAGAGATGAGGTCGAGGTGGCAACTCGTCGTGCCGAGGCCCATTTGAACCAGGCGGACTGTCACCCCAGCACTGGGAATCAAACAGAGGGTCGTACCAGCACCAGAGACGGTGCTGGCGACTCAAAGATAAGGTGCGACAGGACTGCGATAAACAAGTGGTCGGGCGGGCCATCCCAGCAAGACTCCCTTTCACCAG AGGCGTTCATGAAGCAGGTGGAGCAAGACGCTCAGGACAGAGCCGCGGACAGAGAGCGTCGCAAACAATTGTCGGACTCGTACGAAGCCAGGGGTGACGAGGCTTTCAAAAGGCAGGACCACATTAAGGCGCTGGACATGTACGACAAG GCGATAGGCGAGACGAGGCACAGCGGCGCGCTGCACGAAAAGCGAGCGCGGGCTAGCCTGGGTCTCGGGCTGAGCCTCCGCGCGCTGGAGGACTGCGACCGAGCCCTCGGCCTGCCCGGCGCGGGCCTCGGGGCGCGCCTGGTCCGGGCCCGGGCGCTACACAACCTGGGGCGGGCCGGCGAGAGCGCGGACGCCGTCCGGGAGGCCCTGGAGCGGCACCCCGGCGAGGCGGGCTTCATACGAG